In a genomic window of candidate division WOR-3 bacterium:
- a CDS encoding T9SS type A sorting domain-containing protein yields the protein MVLIILFLFGGTAKIAFLHHGNQHFGDNGKYALVPGREGYNGNSYHRILDTHFYYNVPVDIHISGTLTSSYAWFLNDNGLLERLKSHLVDIVGSVYGQNILPYAAKEINEYGFLIKKIQDDSIIKGEGWPFHPTVIWIPERVFKSKNLMPYSLVALIDSLYGKTDSYGNHIPPCILVDDNVHEWYPHNFPDGSPCYNSHKVHQMIENNHRIFVIFIQKHARDFWVWNYIPETWLYNHLQDLANSWDQEQICVYGDDWEKAAGVAGWDFGYPGAPSNSYDANIQWAKNTSWIQPIHVAEAAKWWGVDRIYDSDPYNDPPTIYINYSAYQELHSWTGGNYDNWYYDFKNTKAYGTGTNAPDLNLNGINGDYEDLWLFSWNNLKNSPDNKLKLLGFLTLNSLLYETAWHTGPGGELIYWGKNLWNHTGKANIFSYASNWLTSPKFVFRDSLDIDGDGFMEFVIGTDYFLSVFEKRGGKIIFLCDSSGTVYIGNFFTNWGGEGDFSDYSHSGFGEDAWHENDLYNIMGFYSDTASAFITFENQGMIKTYSFKKNQKFIKLNYNSPFIIFSKSVLSPDLYKIIFNYYSLNFENDISPNGWMYAGFRNLKSGKGAFILWKSGVGLKFNLISKVPAGEKLEIGGISGNFDIYFYAGSGVPDLPFPGPGDLEGPLLYNLSRIPLYNITDSDSVKVKISAQDPSGVDSVFLYWTNNNWNSIFKTLMKLDTLNIYKGMIPPHPSGTKVIYTIYSRDSLSNISWLGKNDSFIVGKLNFLMDGILDPGVPLIAENPEMHLWGVYDKDSGRLYIATESAGNSPDRFSNDHFIFISFNPYKKLVKSPWNKTDSLSFYNFFLADENDNEFVSFFDSLENIINDTVNFKFFSSNSDTGILEGIIYLRNLYGFDPESLYLAVGTYKTYDGGSLEWQVPRPRILNKRIEPEEFVLLKKLKIKEEIKNKKISFLLKTINPDYLTNPYNKTFNLKIYDLSGRRIFERKILKGKTYLPLKRNGIFFIRIEDENKKVLNFKIIKIK from the coding sequence ATGGTTTTGATAATTCTTTTTTTATTCGGTGGAACTGCAAAAATTGCCTTCCTCCATCATGGAAATCAGCATTTTGGTGATAATGGAAAATATGCTCTGGTACCAGGAAGAGAAGGTTATAATGGAAATTCATACCACAGAATACTTGATACTCATTTTTATTATAATGTTCCAGTTGATATTCATATTTCAGGGACTTTAACAAGTTCCTATGCGTGGTTTTTAAATGATAACGGACTTTTAGAAAGACTTAAAAGCCACCTTGTTGATATTGTGGGAAGTGTTTATGGTCAAAATATTTTACCTTATGCAGCGAAGGAAATAAATGAATACGGGTTTTTAATAAAAAAAATTCAGGATGATTCTATAATAAAAGGTGAAGGTTGGCCCTTTCATCCTACTGTGATATGGATTCCTGAAAGGGTTTTTAAGAGTAAAAATTTAATGCCCTACTCCCTTGTTGCACTTATTGATTCCCTTTATGGAAAAACTGATTCTTATGGAAATCATATTCCCCCTTGCATTTTGGTTGATGACAATGTTCATGAATGGTATCCTCATAATTTCCCAGATGGCTCACCATGTTATAATAGTCACAAGGTTCATCAGATGATAGAAAATAATCACAGAATATTTGTAATATTCATTCAGAAACATGCAAGGGATTTTTGGGTATGGAATTATATTCCTGAGACATGGTTATATAATCATCTTCAGGATTTAGCCAATTCCTGGGATCAGGAGCAAATTTGTGTTTATGGAGATGACTGGGAAAAAGCAGCAGGTGTTGCAGGTTGGGATTTCGGTTATCCTGGTGCTCCTTCAAATTCCTATGATGCAAATATTCAATGGGCTAAAAATACATCATGGATACAGCCAATACATGTAGCCGAAGCTGCAAAATGGTGGGGTGTTGATAGAATTTATGATTCTGATCCTTACAATGATCCTCCAACAATTTATATAAATTATTCAGCATATCAAGAATTACATAGTTGGACTGGTGGAAATTATGATAACTGGTATTATGATTTTAAAAATACAAAGGCTTATGGAACTGGTACAAATGCACCTGATTTAAATTTAAATGGAATAAACGGAGATTATGAGGACCTATGGCTTTTTTCCTGGAACAATTTAAAAAATTCTCCTGATAATAAATTAAAATTACTTGGTTTTCTCACTTTAAATTCCCTTTTATATGAAACAGCATGGCATACTGGACCAGGTGGAGAACTTATCTATTGGGGAAAAAATTTATGGAATCATACAGGTAAGGCAAATATTTTTTCTTATGCCTCAAACTGGCTTACATCACCTAAATTTGTTTTTCGCGATTCCCTTGATATTGATGGTGATGGATTTATGGAATTCGTCATTGGAACCGATTACTTCCTATCGGTTTTTGAAAAAAGAGGCGGAAAAATAATTTTTTTATGTGATTCTTCAGGGACAGTTTATATTGGTAATTTCTTTACAAACTGGGGAGGTGAAGGAGATTTTTCTGATTACAGTCATTCAGGTTTTGGTGAGGATGCATGGCATGAAAATGATTTATATAATATCATGGGATTTTACTCAGATACAGCTTCTGCTTTTATAACCTTTGAAAATCAGGGTATGATTAAAACATACTCTTTTAAAAAGAATCAAAAATTTATAAAACTAAATTACAATTCTCCTTTTATTATCTTTTCAAAATCTGTCTTATCACCTGATTTATATAAAATTATATTTAATTATTACTCTTTAAATTTTGAAAATGATATCTCACCAAATGGATGGATGTATGCTGGATTTAGGAATTTAAAATCAGGCAAGGGAGCATTTATTTTATGGAAATCAGGAGTAGGACTTAAATTTAACTTAATTTCAAAAGTTCCTGCCGGTGAAAAACTGGAAATTGGAGGGATTTCAGGAAACTTCGATATATATTTCTATGCTGGAAGTGGAGTGCCGGATTTACCTTTTCCAGGACCTGGTGACCTTGAAGGTCCTCTTCTTTATAACCTTTCAAGAATTCCTCTTTACAACATTACTGATTCTGATTCAGTTAAAGTAAAAATTTCTGCTCAGGATCCTTCAGGTGTTGATTCAGTTTTTCTTTACTGGACAAATAATAACTGGAACTCAATTTTTAAAACCTTAATGAAACTTGATACTTTAAATATTTATAAAGGAATGATACCTCCTCATCCATCAGGAACAAAAGTTATTTATACAATTTATTCAAGGGATTCTCTTTCAAATATTTCCTGGCTCGGGAAAAACGACAGTTTTATTGTAGGAAAATTAAATTTTTTAATGGATGGAATTTTAGATCCAGGAGTTCCCCTTATTGCTGAAAATCCTGAAATGCATCTTTGGGGAGTTTATGATAAAGATTCAGGAAGACTTTACATAGCAACAGAATCTGCTGGAAATTCTCCTGATAGATTTTCGAATGACCATTTTATTTTCATAAGTTTCAACCCTTATAAAAAACTTGTAAAATCACCTTGGAATAAAACTGACAGTCTTTCATTTTATAACTTTTTCCTTGCTGATGAAAATGATAACGAGTTTGTTTCCTTTTTTGATTCTCTTGAAAACATAATAAATGATACAGTTAATTTTAAATTTTTCTCTTCTAATTCTGATACAGGAATTCTGGAAGGAATTATTTATTTAAGAAATTTATATGGATTTGACCCTGAATCTTTATACCTTGCTGTTGGAACATATAAAACATATGATGGAGGGAGTCTTGAGTGGCAAGTTCCAAGACCAAGAATATTAAATAAAAGAATTGAACCAGAGGAATTTGTTCTTTTAAAAAAATTAAAGATAAAAGAGGAAATTAAAAACAAAAAAATATCATTTTTATTAAAAACAATTAATCCTGATTACCTGACAAATCCCTATAACAAAACATTCAATTTAAAAATTTATGATTTATCAGGAAGAAGAATTTTTGAAAGAAAAATTTTAAAGGGTAAAACATACCTTCCTTTAAAAAGAAATGGCATATTTTTTATAAGAATTGAAGATGAAAATAAAAAAGTTTTAAACTTTAAAATTATTAAAATAAAATGA